From Phenylobacterium immobile (ATCC 35973), a single genomic window includes:
- the gcvA gene encoding transcriptional regulator GcvA, with protein sequence MSRLPLTSLRVFETAARQQSFLKAAEELAVTPGAVSRQIKALETDLRVRLFERLNRAVRLTPEGERLAAGIARGLSIMEAAVEDVRSARDAPLVVTTLHTLAARWLAPRLHRFQARHPDIQVHVAATDQAMDLVRDRVDMAIRYGRGPYANLDATLLMDSNMFPVCSPRLLETTRLETPSDLAHTRLIVDANRASGEPSWAEWLAAAGVPDIDFSRGLAFSNTYLGIEAALAGQGVVLSLEAWVVEELRTGRLVRLFETATSSPYRNWIITLPERRDDPKVRRFRDWLIAEVVADDLPRSL encoded by the coding sequence GTGAGCCGCCTTCCCCTTACTTCCTTGCGAGTCTTCGAGACCGCCGCCCGCCAGCAGAGCTTCCTCAAGGCGGCTGAAGAGCTGGCGGTGACGCCGGGCGCGGTCAGCCGCCAGATCAAGGCGTTGGAGACCGATCTGCGGGTCCGTCTGTTCGAGCGGCTGAACCGCGCCGTGCGCCTGACGCCGGAGGGTGAGCGCCTCGCCGCCGGGATCGCCCGCGGGCTGTCGATCATGGAGGCCGCGGTCGAGGATGTGCGCTCAGCCCGCGACGCACCACTCGTGGTTACGACCCTGCATACGCTCGCCGCCCGCTGGCTGGCGCCGCGGCTTCACCGGTTCCAGGCGCGGCACCCCGACATCCAGGTTCACGTGGCGGCGACCGATCAGGCGATGGACCTGGTGCGCGACCGGGTGGACATGGCGATCCGCTATGGCCGCGGGCCCTACGCCAATCTGGATGCGACGCTCTTGATGGACTCGAACATGTTTCCGGTGTGCAGCCCGCGGTTGCTGGAGACCACACGCCTGGAGACGCCCAGCGACCTCGCACACACACGCCTGATCGTCGACGCCAACCGCGCATCGGGCGAGCCCAGCTGGGCGGAATGGCTGGCGGCCGCAGGTGTGCCGGACATCGATTTCAGCCGGGGCCTGGCCTTCTCCAACACCTATCTCGGCATAGAGGCGGCGCTGGCCGGCCAAGGCGTGGTGTTGAGCCTGGAGGCCTGGGTCGTCGAGGAGCTGCGCACCGGTCGGCTGGTGCGGCTGTTCGAGACGGCGACCTCCAGCCCGTATCGGAACTGGATCATCACTCTGCCCGAGCGACGAGACGATCCGAAGGTCCGGCGCTTCCGTGACTGGCTGATCGCCGAAGTGGTGGCCGACGACCTCCCGCGGTCGCTCTGA
- a CDS encoding adenosine kinase → MPELYDVAAIGNAIVDVIGSASEAFLAENGLTKGAMMLVDPEQSAALYGRMTPEIEASGGSAANTIAGLASFGGRGAFMGKVADDDLGKTFARDMAAIGARFENAPLLDGPSTAVSMINVTPDAQRTMCTYLGASVEFTDDDVDIATVEAARIVYLEGYLFDAEAARRAFAKAAALAHGAGRMIALTLSDSFVVERHRAGLLGFIETQVDLLFANEAELKALFETDDFDLAAAEIAKSAKLCAVTRSEKGSVVIRGAERWAVPAFPVEKIVDTTGAGDQYAAGFMFGLATDRPLADCGRLGSLAAAEVISHYGPRPQVSLKDLAAAKGLI, encoded by the coding sequence ATGCCGGAGCTCTATGACGTCGCCGCCATCGGCAACGCCATCGTCGATGTGATTGGCTCCGCCAGCGAGGCCTTCCTCGCTGAAAACGGCCTGACCAAAGGCGCCATGATGCTGGTGGATCCGGAGCAGAGCGCCGCGCTCTACGGCCGTATGACGCCGGAGATCGAGGCCTCGGGGGGCTCGGCCGCCAACACCATCGCTGGCCTCGCCAGCTTCGGCGGCCGCGGCGCCTTCATGGGCAAGGTGGCTGACGACGACCTGGGCAAGACCTTTGCTCGCGACATGGCCGCCATCGGCGCCCGCTTCGAGAACGCCCCGCTGTTGGACGGCCCCTCGACCGCAGTGTCGATGATCAATGTGACGCCGGACGCCCAGCGGACCATGTGCACCTATCTCGGCGCCTCGGTGGAGTTCACCGACGACGACGTGGATATCGCCACCGTCGAGGCGGCGCGCATCGTCTATCTGGAAGGCTATCTGTTTGACGCCGAGGCCGCCCGCCGCGCCTTCGCCAAGGCGGCGGCGCTCGCCCATGGCGCCGGCCGGATGATCGCGCTCACCTTGTCCGACAGCTTCGTAGTGGAGCGCCATCGCGCCGGCCTGCTGGGCTTTATTGAGACCCAGGTCGACCTGCTGTTCGCCAATGAGGCCGAACTGAAGGCCCTGTTCGAGACCGATGACTTCGATCTGGCCGCCGCTGAGATCGCCAAGAGCGCTAAGCTTTGCGCTGTCACCCGCAGCGAAAAGGGCTCGGTGGTGATCCGGGGGGCCGAGCGTTGGGCTGTGCCGGCCTTCCCCGTGGAGAAAATCGTGGACACGACCGGCGCCGGCGACCAATACGCGGCGGGATTCATGTTCGGTCTCGCCACCGACCGTCCTCTGGCCGACTGCGGCCGGCTCGGCTCGCTGGCGGCGGCCGAGGTGATCTCGCACTACGGCCCGCGACCCCAGGTCTCCCTGAAGGATCTGGCCGCGGCGAAAGGCTTGATATGA
- the hisB gene encoding imidazoleglycerol-phosphate dehydratase HisB: MTRSAEVARNTKETQIRVVVDLDGTGVSTISTGIGFFDHMLESFARHGGFDMTVETKGDLHIDMHHTVEDTGIVIGQAFNKALDGFKGVRRFGHAYIPMDETLTRCALDLSNRAYLIWKVEYKTPKVGDMDTELFKEFHHAFAMNCGACVHLETLYGANSHHIAESGFKALARALRQAVEIDPKTGGQAPSTKGVL; encoded by the coding sequence ATGACCCGTTCCGCGGAAGTCGCTCGCAACACCAAAGAGACCCAGATCCGCGTCGTCGTCGATCTGGACGGGACCGGCGTCTCGACGATCTCGACCGGGATCGGCTTCTTCGACCACATGCTCGAAAGCTTCGCCCGGCACGGCGGCTTCGACATGACGGTCGAAACCAAAGGCGATCTGCACATCGACATGCACCACACGGTGGAGGACACCGGCATCGTCATCGGCCAGGCGTTCAACAAGGCGCTGGATGGTTTCAAGGGCGTGCGTCGGTTCGGTCACGCCTACATCCCGATGGACGAGACCTTGACGCGCTGCGCGCTCGACCTGTCGAACCGCGCCTATCTGATTTGGAAGGTCGAGTATAAGACCCCCAAGGTCGGGGACATGGATACCGAGCTGTTCAAGGAGTTCCACCACGCCTTCGCCATGAACTGCGGCGCCTGCGTGCACCTTGAGACCCTCTACGGGGCCAACTCGCACCACATCGCCGAGAGCGGGTTCAAGGCGCTCGCCCGCGCCCTGCGCCAGGCCGTGGAGATCGACCCGAAGACCGGCGGCCAGGCGCCGTCGACGAAGGGCGTGCTCTAA
- the hisH gene encoding imidazole glycerol phosphate synthase subunit HisH has protein sequence MQTLALIDYGSGNLRSAEKALVKAADGRVRIVATADPQTVATADRVVLPGVGAFKSCMDALAARDGLIEAMTEAVETRGAPFLGVCVGMQLLASRGLEFGVTEGLGWIPGEVRKLESADPAAKVPHMGWNNLVDVSAEQPIVAPLIAGDPVYFTHSFAFFPEDEADVSAYVDHGGRFPAAVARGNVAGVQFHPEKSQAAGLSLLARFLEWRP, from the coding sequence ATCCAGACCCTAGCCCTGATCGACTACGGGTCGGGCAACCTGCGCTCAGCCGAAAAGGCCCTGGTGAAGGCGGCGGACGGCCGCGTGCGCATCGTCGCCACGGCGGACCCGCAAACCGTGGCGACGGCCGATCGGGTCGTGCTGCCCGGCGTCGGCGCATTCAAGTCCTGTATGGATGCACTGGCCGCCCGCGACGGGCTGATCGAGGCCATGACCGAGGCGGTTGAGACCCGCGGCGCGCCCTTTCTTGGCGTCTGCGTCGGCATGCAGCTCCTAGCGTCCCGCGGCCTGGAGTTCGGCGTGACCGAGGGCCTGGGATGGATTCCCGGCGAGGTGCGCAAGCTGGAGAGCGCCGACCCGGCGGCCAAGGTGCCGCACATGGGCTGGAACAATCTTGTCGATGTATCCGCCGAGCAGCCGATCGTCGCGCCTCTGATCGCAGGCGACCCAGTCTACTTCACCCACTCCTTCGCTTTCTTTCCGGAGGACGAAGCCGATGTGAGCGCCTATGTGGACCACGGCGGCCGGTTCCCGGCGGCCGTTGCGCGCGGCAACGTCGCTGGCGTGCAGTTCCACCCGGAGAAATCCCAGGCCGCCGGCCTGTCCCTTTTGGCGCGTTTCCTGGAGTGGCGCCCGTGA
- the hisA gene encoding 1-(5-phosphoribosyl)-5-[(5-phosphoribosylamino)methylideneamino]imidazole-4-carboxamide isomerase encodes MILYPAIDLKDGQCVRVLHGDLDTATVFNNSPADQAKTFADSGFHWIHVVDLNGAVSGRAVNADAVEAILASVSVPVQLGGGIRTLADIERWIEAGVSRVILGTVAVTQPEIVRAAAKAYPEQIAVSVDVRAGKVATQGWTESSDLDAVTVAKRFEDVGVAALIITDIDRDGTVMGFNVEAFGAIADAVSIPVIAAGGLATVDDIVRLRARKGVPIEGAVLGRALYNGAIIPAEALKVAA; translated from the coding sequence GTGATCCTCTACCCCGCGATCGACTTGAAGGACGGCCAGTGCGTGCGCGTCCTGCACGGCGACCTCGACACTGCGACGGTGTTCAACAATTCTCCGGCGGACCAGGCGAAAACCTTCGCCGACTCCGGGTTCCACTGGATCCATGTGGTCGACCTGAACGGCGCCGTCTCCGGGCGCGCCGTCAACGCCGATGCGGTCGAAGCCATCCTGGCGTCGGTTTCGGTGCCGGTGCAGCTGGGCGGCGGAATCCGGACCCTGGCTGATATCGAGCGCTGGATCGAAGCCGGTGTCAGCCGCGTGATCCTGGGCACCGTGGCCGTGACCCAGCCTGAGATTGTCCGCGCCGCAGCCAAGGCCTACCCTGAACAGATTGCGGTCAGCGTCGACGTGCGCGCCGGCAAGGTCGCGACCCAAGGCTGGACGGAATCCTCCGATCTCGACGCCGTGACTGTGGCGAAGCGCTTCGAAGACGTTGGTGTCGCCGCCTTGATCATCACCGATATCGACCGCGACGGTACGGTCATGGGCTTCAACGTTGAGGCCTTCGGCGCCATCGCCGACGCGGTCTCGATCCCAGTCATCGCCGCCGGCGGCCTGGCCACGGTCGACGATATCGTGCGCCTGCGGGCCCGCAAGGGCGTGCCGATCGAGGGCGCGGTTCTGGGTCGGGCGCTCTACAACGGCGCGATCATTCCGGCCGAGGCGCTGAAGGTCGCCGCCTGA